A stretch of DNA from Polyodon spathula isolate WHYD16114869_AA chromosome 4, ASM1765450v1, whole genome shotgun sequence:
CGCTTaaggacagcagttttcaagtctttccacagattctcataggattcaagtcaagactttgactgggccactcaaggacattcactttctcattcttaagccactccagtgtagctctggcctTTTGTTTtcgatcattgtcctgctgaaaggtgaattttcaccccagttttaagtctttagcagactgaaacaggttttcctctagtatttgcctgtactttgctccaacCATTTTTCCTttaatcctaacaagctttccagtccctactgaggagaagcatccccatagcatgatgctgccaccaccatgcttgactgtagggatggtgttgactcgGAGATGTGCAGATGTTCCAATTTGGTCtagtctgaccacaacacctttgcCATTTTTGCATGATCagtcaggtgctttgttgcaaactgcatGCACGCTTTGAGacggcttatttttagtaatggcttccttcttcccaccctgccatacaggctacttttgtgaagtgttctggatattgttgactgatggcCATTTTctccagccattgaactctgtagctcttttcAAAAGagtgtcgttggcctcacagtggcatccctcaccagttcctccttgcccagctgctcagtttggagggacggcctgatcttggcagtgtctgggtggtacaatgcaccttccatttcttgatgattgagtagactgtgctcacagggatattcagagacttcgagatgtttttggacccttctcctgatcttttcaatgactttatccctgacttgttttgaaagctccttggttttcatggttgagtctttgcttgaaattcactacctgacaaAGGAActtcacagagacaggtgttttaattctgaaatcatgagaaccactaacaTTACACaaagacagaggccattcaactaaatGTGTcactcgttaaggtcattttgtgcacctggattaatttaggtttgccgcAGCAAAGGGCTTGAATACTTAGTCAATCATaacttttccattttttatttcatattaattatctatttatttcttCTACTTTTCAGCATTGCGATTGCCATGCATTTTGGCAATTCAATAACgggctgtagcagggggagatctgtgctgactctgctggcgtgttcacagggctgcaggaagagggcagcagtcatccaacaaccgcctgtgagtcatggcagtgacatggggaggtgggaaagtgggtgtgtggactttccccctctctgaatggctgagaggcgagtcttgggagattgttggccctacaaaataatgctccgctgtttcctcaggtctgcccacttagacgcgccgagagtgcggaagctctgattcaggaacgggaatcagccgggagaaaaagaaagagtttcacagcgagacagtggagagcggggaacccttgggcagaccccggcgtattgtaaaagagcaggctagttagccggcagtgtaggatggtgatccgggtcgtgcgggtagcggcgactgggatatagctgtcaagtgcagcacctttttttctttgtagttttgttactgttttattttccatgtttctttgtgccttctgttttgaattattgtttcgaagcacctgcaagggcgccagtattgtgtaccatcgcttggtattcccgtggctctgtttaccatcactggtaagcagaccacgaacccacagcaccatctgcgggcgaaaagaaaaaagggcatcccgaaataaaactgggcacctgtgcggtgttgccaaatccacctgtctgtctcctgtgttagtgaattacccaccacccttccacacgggccattttgttttttgtctgactgtcccattttatccagtctcaaagtcacctgcattattacagcattgcagttacaatcaCTGACAGACTTAATAAGTTTACTCaactttctaaccaatagctgtttgccaCGGATCCCTGGggcgggttcagtctgaatgttgacaaatcaatggctcagGAGGAGGGTGGGAATAAGTAAATTCATAGAaactgacagctattgtgttaacagtaaaGCAGCATAGCCACGTTCACAAGCATCTGGGTCAAGAGGAGGTCAGTACAGAGTATGAAAGCTCgcatttaacattaaaaatgactaagggtattgagagtaaccaattaaaacttttaattaaaaaagtggttttgtgtttctacctagcaacattaCCTGAATGCGTAGATCCTGAAAAAAGaatcgggttgttgacagttaagtttgtgtgagtcATAACCGTAGCTGTAGTAATCCCACTGTGTCACTGGTGCAGTACACACACCAGCGCATACATCACACTGGAGTATTCGTCACTACCCCCTTTTAAGAGCCtggcaaaaatgcctagaaaattgaCTTATACAACATTTGTAGGATTCAAACTTGCGATTTCTtgttgtatgactcaccctgcatgcCGCGCGGCAGTGCTTTTATCAGGTGAACCATTCGGGGACAAGAACAATATTTAAGAATCACTGAGAGAGGGGACAAGGCTTGAACTTCTCACTGACTGATCTCCAGAAGGGTTCCCCACTCAGACACTGAAACCGAGCACACACATGCTCACCTCCAGCTCCTGGTTCTGTTTCTGCAGGTCCTCCAGAATGAGCTGCAGCTCCTCCTCGTCCTCGCTCTCACTCTCGCTGTCTGAGGAGTACTCCTCTGTCTCGCTGCGCCCATGCTGCTGCTGACggctttataataaaaaataaagagtcTAAAAAAGTGCTGGAAATGAAACATGAATATCTTGTGTGTTTAGCGTTGGTTTAAAGTTGGTAACAGGTTGGTAACTTCacttcttcatttaaaaaaaaatcaacagaagtatactgtaaatacatcaaAATAGATCAACACCCCACCTTTGAATTTCAGCGATTTCAGCTCGGAGACGCTCAATTTCTTCATTCTCAGAAGCGATTTGTCTCCTCAGGAACTGCTCCATGGACACCAGCTCTTCTTGCTCTGTGAGGATCTCATTCTCCtggataaataaacacatatttaggTTAATAAACTCTTAAGGACCCATAATGGAAGAAAGATGTTGCATCTGAGGTAATTACACAATATCAATTAAGCTTTGCAGTCACCATGTTTTATTATGTTACTTAAGAGAAATGTCCTGGTAATGGCATTGAGTGAAGTCACCAGGTTTAAAAGTAAGTACGTGCCCCTGAATGACCTTGAGGTAACCCAAACGTTTAATATATCCCAGAATCTGGAGGCCAATATCTTTGATTTGGTACCACCAGCATATCATAAAAATGAACTCCTTTCAAGCTGAATATTTAATGAAGGATGTTCCAAAGAGGTATTTATTTCAACTCAGGAAGCAATTGTTATCCAGGATGTTTCCAATAACACCTTAAATCTGGTAAACGGCTACATTGCAGcacattgtaataactgtatgTAAGGCATATATATACTTGGGACAACAGGATATTGAGGACCTCCtcttcattttcattcatttctTCCTTGGAAACATCTTCCTTGGAAAGGCTTGCAATCTCTTGGGCAATCTTAGTTTCACATTCCTAAATTTAAGATTGATGTATTgaaaaatttgaataaaacaaattaaataaaaaaaacaaaaaacaaaacacaaacagaaaatcaTAACATTGTATGGAGACAGCAAACAGTTACTGTAGTGTGTATCatgtaacaaataaatgaataaaccattcctAAAAATTAATATCCAATATTCTATTTGGGGCATCTTTGTCTGTGAAAGGCGCTACTTAAATCCAAGATGATTGTTGTTATTCTGAAAATCACATACTTTGAACAACATTCATTTGACTAAAGAAAGCAGTATGGGGCAAAAGGGAAGGGATTTGAACACGACGGGTTCCATGCTTGCTGTCTGTTGATACTTGCCTGTCTTTTAGCCTCTCTCAACTTCCGTTTTAGTGCTGTCAGTATACGCTGGACCTCCCACAGCCTCTCCTCCTTCGATAAGTCTTTAATTCCTGCCTGCAGGTCTCGATGTAGGCAGTTCAGAAGAAACTCCTTCAAGAGGACAAGTATAGAATGAAGAGCCAGCAACCAAAACTTATGAGAGGTTAATTCCAGGTAACAGCAGCACAATAGTGGTAGGGCTGCAACGATGTACAACTTTTGACTCCAAGTTCTTGTAACTTAAGTCATCCTCCAGGTCTGGCCTGGTTAAGTCTAAGTCATAAAGCCTTCCAGATATAAACTAGCCTGCCTCGAACTTAAGACCTCTAGGAATGCATTATTTGAGTAATAACGTCCAACGCAGCTGTCATTATCTGCTTACCGCAAGGTCAACTATCTACAAGTAACAACTGCTGCAGAAGATATTAATGCTATtctcaaacatttttaaatggttatattttgttatttgtttggttATATTTTGGTCTGGATTGCTTAGGCAACTTGAAGTTTAAACCACTGTTTAAATCAAGCTTAAAATTGCATTACCCTTCAAGGGGATCTACCGGTGGGATAATGACCTCTATTCAGAACCAGGTGGCCTGAGACGATATAATAATTATTCACTGTACAAACTTGGACCATCAAAATCAAACTACACTACAGCAGCATGCTGTTGAGTTAGCCCTGCCCTTTCTTGCCTTTGACCTACCTGCCTGCGTATCTCCTCCTTGACACTCTCCTGTGTCTCTGGCAGGGCAGGCATGGTGGCCATGTTGGACCAACGAAGGGGTTTCACTGCCGGCTTCAGCTTCACATCCCCAAACAGCTCCTTGATGTGGGTAAAGAACACATATAGCACCCGGTTGCTGATCTGCAGGGGAAGACATAGAACAGCCCACTTAGCAGAAACACAAGACAAGTAATCTCTCTGTGCAACTTGTGAttactctttttttgtttactctctCGTGTGACTCTTTCGGCTCATTCCAATCCAGGACCTGGTCtttaattacataattgaacaCCTGGGATCAATTAAATAGGTTCAACAATTTAACAAggtcctggactggaatggattaAAAGAGCCATAAGTCAGTGCTGCTGTTCCAAGACATTTCAGACAGAAGTAGCAGAAAAGAATTATGAAACTTTAATAAACACAGCAGCATTTAATGCAAAGCAGATCATTTAATGTTATCAGGTggtatttaaagagtaagtaatggggtttcgaaaaatatagcattatatgtccctgtaatttttcttttcattgttaacatcctgacaactttttacacttataactttaaagtctgttttaaagctcttttcaaaatggacgCTCTTGTACACTGGGGTTTGAGGTGCATAAAGTGTGGAACACGACCTCCGGGGGCGGGGGgctaggggggtggggggggggggggggggggggggggtggggggggggggggggggggggggcagttctgtaaaacttcatttttacacattttttttttattggatagaaaattttaaataaatacataacagcGAATTAGTCCaatttcttactgttttaaatgtacagttaaaTCACACTAGGACTggcgagtgtcagtgaaactgctgtGAATAGAGCCGAAATGGGGCaccaagaatataaaaaaaaaaaaaaaagcactaataaTTGAAccgttttttttccccctgatttaacataaatgtgcattttttccTACATCTAACCAAACAAAAGTCCAgctttagctaaatacataaatattaacaaacacattcttcatGCAGAGATTGGCTCTCTGAGTATAAGGGCAGCTCcgcagcatacaatgccaaatcaaacgctGCAGTGGACGGGGGCTCATTTGCATGTTCacttcagatttttatttatttatttatttatttatttatttattttatatattatatttattttgtgaaaacacattttttcagatttaattgctgaatgaTGATGTTTTTCAGCtttatctgttaggtaaatgcTGAATCGtcaagtgtaaataaataaataaacaaatctttatagacccttagcggtccatttattcagcgcctgacaggcgcatcaggtccaatttattttcgcacgtgctgtttattttacatgcgcggTTTAATCCCCCCACCCCGAGTAAAATAGTTTGAAAGGCACTGAttcgcaaaagtacactcagtactgcatctccagccccactccttgttcgctgtatttttcacatacctctttatagacatgcataccgataaatcctctcctgatcactcgttttatcaccaaactcctcaataatgtgatccaaataattattttatcactatatcatctcaaaaagctctgcaaatgtctgtgatattctttgagcgctggatgtggaagcagctatctcctttgtttatgtccgtgttatctctgtggtgcatggggcaatcagatacgcccttttttttaaattgtattttttggcttcattcggctcccatgggtctcacttggccattgaaaggttttctttgctttttctggagaaaaaatgactagagacctgtgcttgacgtcttttcgatgatgtcagaccctgtttggaaagggaaaattgcagggctcgcaaaattttggtaatggtactgcCCTTcaggcagtccattgtagacatttggttgtccaaaaaaaaaggGGTTGTACTGTGTTCTACAATGAATAGGATATACCCAGAATACTGGGTACAGCATGCCACAAATTGGGTACTGTTCTTGTAATTCTACATTTATTCACACTCAttgctattatattattattattattattattattattattattattattattattattattattagtgctagtagtgacaaatactgtaacaataaagaaaatcaaagaataaaacagtactaatattataaataatttagctaatgcatttatccaaggtgacgtccttaacttactccagcagcttgtATTGTTCGTTCTGGATTATCCTTTCACTATATCGAACAAAAAAcattggacccaaacagggttgttatagcgagggcgtactgtattaaatatttcacttatatgcttaatatacGACACTTGGATATTTCAATTTATAATGCgtacacatttgttatttcatttttgttatttttcacctcccacagtgttcaacatttaacagagggtataaagaagtttggatcagaatccaatatcatcccttacacaagtaatatactgcaagtatacttgtgccagaaCTGTCTAGTTTTAGTATGccattggtaccattatactattctATTCTGACacagtatacttgcagtatacaactttgtatattctttttgtaaataatgcaacgtagttctcaaatactggacatcttacttctcttttgggtacctgcattgtctcttgctagatatgcacctccaaatactgacaaatacttttagaaaaccaggagcaacttctgctctggatcaaaaaagTTATAATGCTCTgtggctgcccgcctatgtgaataactatcaaaaaactagtagaaactaactaaaacacaagtctgggaaaaacaaatggaaatctggaaaaagtatgttttttgaTGCTGAAAGTGTGTAAACCCTgaaatactgtacctatattgagtacagtgtactttatagaaatcacagtccataggtcaattatgggcaactagacattttttttggacaaccaaatgtctacaatggactcccgaggggcaagtaccattaccaaaattttgcgagccctgataTGTTATAAGCGAGTCAGTTTTAATCAGAGTAATTCCCCATTAAGCCcatgttgtttggcagggatATGCCTCCTCAATGCGTTATAACGGATGCTGTTAGAACATCATTCTGTTTacaagtggagtgcacctgtaacACCAAAAAAGAATAATGCAATAATACTTGGTGATGTCTAGACAGGAGTTATTTTATAGGCAAAATGTTATGGAATAGTATTTCTAACAGATTTTAAGCTTTGCTAAACCTGTTTaaactgtaaaagaaaaagcacagtgGCATCTTCATAATATGCAGGGAGCTGCTAGTTTCAAAATAATTATGTGCTGAACTTTTGTCTATGCTGGACATTTGTTTATATTGTAAAATCGCTAATAATTTCATTAAAACCTAGACACATTGTTATAACAAAGAAATAAAGTTAAACCTGAACATTAAAAACACTAGACTGGAACAATTATAAATTAGACAAATGTATTGCATAGGGCAGGGGTGTCAAAGCAGGAGTTTCAAACTCCTGCTCTATACAATACAATGCAtcttatttaattaaatggtctaACTAGTTGATAAATTGGACAAATTTAACACTTCACTCcaggtctcaaaatgttttataggtagtgtaccttgaatcagatgcatttttaaaatcgtcagctgtaaatattaaatatgtgcatttgaacaaataattagacaaATTATATTAATTGAGAGTTTAAGCTGGAATGTAAACCGTAAGACCCTGCGTGGAGTTTGACACCCTTGGTTCTACTTTCAAACCCTGCCATTCAGTATAGAGAGATTTCCAATTTTACATCTATGAGCAACAGGAAATGTGTCAATGGTTTTGAAATTAGGTTTACACCGCTTGCATTAGAAAACATGATTCATTTTTCAGGAATTATTCACATGATGCCAGGTCTGCAGGACAACGAGAACAGCATGTACAGACTTGCACAACATTCACAGAACTGTAAGCTCAGGAACAGGAGTGCAAATAGGAAAATATTTCCCTGGTTCTTCACAAGGAGACTCAATATTTTCTGCAGTAAATGTTCCCTCCTCTCAAACCAGGGTGTAGTTAATACTCTTAAGCTTTTGAAGTAGTCACAAACTGTTACCCATGTTGTGTTTGCAATTACTCTGTAAACCCACAAACTATTCGTGATTTTCTTCAAATGATGTATGATGTAGAAGacacccattgcacagcagtttgatccattccagattttaccaTAGGCTTGATTAACAATTGTGTATTGCTAATAAGATCAGGTGACTAAATAAGACTAAATAAGTCCATAGAAAAATGGAATGTCTTGCACTGTTCTACTATGGGGGTGCTATACACAGCCCTAAGGGATGCGCATGATTATAATCCTTCCCGTAGCTAAATGGCTTGTTCACCTGGATAGTGGGGCTCAGGACAATGGAGATGTTTTGGATGTTCATCTTGGTGTCGGCCTCCTTGGCAATGACATGGTCCATGTGGACCAAGAGCCATGCCAGCATCAGGTGGTTGCAGGTAGGCATGTCGGCAAGCCACCGCTGGAACTCCTGCACCTTTTCAGCATCAGAAGGGCAACTGCAGGCCTCCTCAAAGTGGACTGTCAAGTCCCGGCCCAGCAGATTCTCCGGCAACTCTCGCAGGTACTGCTTCAGCAGGCTGGCCACCGCGTGGGGGTCATAATCATCAAGACAAGGGGACTCCTCCCGGTCATAGGCAGCTTTCAGCTCGTCCACCTTCGACTTCATTCCTGCAGCACAAGAAAGGGGGCCAAATCAAGAGTTAATTACCTGGCAAATTAAATGATCATAAATCATAAAGTAACAGaatgaaataaaatcaaatatacatcagaccaggttaaaaaaaaaaaaaaaaaaaaaaaaaaatgacttaaaagTAATGAGTAAATTTAAGCACGCACAATCACATGTTGAATAATTTGTGCCAGGGAGTGCCCATACCAAGTTTGATCTCAAAATACAGCTAACAATGTGACTGTGACATATATACAAACCTATACGCCCCTTTGATGTACCCCAGAGGCTCAGTCAGATGGGACAtcaaattttaataaataaaacaaataataaaaaagggagGGTAGAGAAAATCTAAGAATCTAAGGACGAATACCTGATACTCGATAGATGCCTTCGCACTTCATGCCACAGTTCTCAATATAGTCAATGCACTCTCGGAAGATGGCAGGCAGACGGACCCCGTCGTACATGATTGTCCGATCAACAGCCTCTGCCAGGGGGATTCCAAAGATTGGCCGCAGGCAGGGGGCTTCCTGAAGGACTGCCTCCGGTTCAGCACCgggcttcttcttcttcttcttctctttccACTGCTTGACCACGTCAGCGGGAGTTAGGTCTTTAGATTTCTTCTCCTTGTGTTTTTCCTCTTTGTGCTTCTCTTCCTTGTGCTTCTCCTCTTTGTGCTTCTCCTCTTTAGGCTTCTCCTTCACCTTGAAGTCTTTCTCCTTCTTCTTGGAGAAGCTAGGCTTCTTGAACACATGGATCCCCTTGGAACGCTTCACCTTGGAGGGGCTTTCCGCTTCATCTCCCGAGCTGTCTTCCTGGAAAGCTGCGTAGCCCTCAGCTGTTAGGAAAACATACGGAGTGAAAAACACACTGAATTATCTGTCTCTCACTCACAACAGATAAAAGCAGGTCAGGCTTTGATTAAACCATTATACCCACTGAAACCTGcttctattttttaaactgcCTTTCAATACAGAGATGAATGTCTATGTTTTAAACAGAACTTTAGCTAACTGCTTTTATACCCAGCACAGAActttataaaagtataaaataaataacattacaactgtattttgtttttgttgcaccAATATCATATCAGAATTATGACATCACAAAGGACTCTTACTGATGTCATACAGCTACCAAGAGAAAAACCAAACACTTCTCAGGGCAATGCACCAAATCAGATTAAGGAGAGACTATGGTAATAAATTATGACAGCAATATCAATAAttgaaaatagataaataatccagtttaaacaagttttttatCAATTGTTGCTAAATGTAATTAGCCATTAAGTAGAggcaaaaacaaaaggtttttttagaatggcttttGATACACTCCAGTTCCTCCTTCTCTGGGAAAATGCTAGTGGTTCCTGGGGAATGATTACGAAGTTA
This window harbors:
- the LOC121314469 gene encoding ralA-binding protein 1-like, which gives rise to MTECFLPPASSPSEHRRVEHPGGMARTPSSEEISPIKFPGLYRTGQPSPSHDGLHEPADVASDEEKDHSKKKGKFKKKEKRTEGYAAFQEDSSGDEAESPSKVKRSKGIHVFKKPSFSKKKEKDFKVKEKPKEEKHKEEKHKEEKHKEEKHKEKKSKDLTPADVVKQWKEKKKKKKPGAEPEAVLQEAPCLRPIFGIPLAEAVDRTIMYDGVRLPAIFRECIDYIENCGMKCEGIYRVSGMKSKVDELKAAYDREESPCLDDYDPHAVASLLKQYLRELPENLLGRDLTVHFEEACSCPSDAEKVQEFQRWLADMPTCNHLMLAWLLVHMDHVIAKEADTKMNIQNISIVLSPTIQISNRVLYVFFTHIKELFGDVKLKPAVKPLRWSNMATMPALPETQESVKEEIRRQEFLLNCLHRDLQAGIKDLSKEERLWEVQRILTALKRKLREAKRQECETKIAQEIASLSKEDVSKEEMNENEEEVLNILLSQENEILTEQEELVSMEQFLRRQIASENEEIERLRAEIAEIQSRQQQHGRSETEEYSSDSESESEDEEELQLILEDLQKQNQELEIKNTHLNQAIHEEREAIIELRVQLRLLQTEKVKQEQQQGQENGGEELGKRTASFTSVQLQKDPIGTETKAGKEPLKPSPSKDRRETPI